One region of Phragmites australis chromosome 18, lpPhrAust1.1, whole genome shotgun sequence genomic DNA includes:
- the LOC133899184 gene encoding uncharacterized protein LOC133899184 encodes MFGTQTMDVADDFNPRRKRTLWNTPAASMPTTTHTIKHNTAKGLFNAHLLSVKFEDLYGFMVEGNVDDANVLNEVRERIREQGRVWWALEASKGANWYLQPRISSNEGVISVTSLKLSVLTNTITLRRLIRKGVPPVLRPKVWLSVSGAAKKQSTVPETYYDELIRATEGKITPATRQIDHDLPRTFPCHPWLDSEEGQASLRRVLVGYSFRDSEVGYCQGLNYVAALLLLVMKTEEDAFWMLAVLLENVLVSDCYTDNLSGCHVEQRVFKDLLAKKCPRIAAHLEAMGFDVSLVATEWFLCLFSKSLPSETTLRVWDVLFNEGAKVLFHVALAIFKMREDDLLRIQHIGDVIDILQTTTHHLYDPDELLTFAFDKIGSMTTNTITKERKKQETVVMAELDQRIRRLSSLKMDG; translated from the exons ATGTTTGGGACGCAGACTATGGATGTGGCAGATGATTTCAACCCCAGGAGGAAGAGGACATTGTGGAACACCCCCGCCGCATCGATGCCCACCACCACCCACACCATCAAGCACAACACAGCCAAGGGCCTGTTCAACGCGCACCTCTTGTCGGTAAAGTTCGAGGACTTGTACGGGTTCATGGTGGAGGGCAATGTGGACGATGCTAATGTGCTGAACGAGGTGAGGGAGAGGATCAGGGAGCAAGGGAGGGTGTGGTGGGCGCTGGAGGCGAGCAAGGGCGCAAATTGGTACCTCCAACCGAGGATATCCTCCAATGAGGGGGTCATTAGCGTCACATCGCTCAAGCTATCGGTGCTCACGAATACGATTACGCTGAGGAGGTTGATCAGGAAAGGCGTGCCGCCGGTGCTGAGGCCAAAGGTGTGGTTGTCAGTGTCGGGGGCAGCCAAGAAGCAGTCAACAGTGCCGGAGACGTACTACGATGAGCTGATCCGGGCCACAGAAGGGAAGATCACACCAGCCACAAGGCAAATCGACCAT GATCTTCCTCGTACTTTCCCTTGCCATCCTTGGTTGGACAGTGAGGAAGGCCAGGCATCTCTTCGACGAGTACTTGTGGGGTACTCATTCCGTGATTCAGAAGTTGGATATTGCCAG GGTCTAAACTATGTAGCTGCACTCTTGTTGCTCGTTATGAAGACAGAGGAAGATGCATTTTGGATGCTTGCTGTACTCCTGGAAAATGTACTTGTCAGTGATTGCTATACTGACAATCTTTCTGGATGCCATGTTGAGCAGAGAGTGTTCAAAGATCTCCTAGCTAAGAAATGCCCAAG GATTGCTGCTCATCTTGAAGCAATGGGGTTTGATGTTTCACTTGTTGCTACAGAATGGTTCTTGTGCCTCTTCTCAAAGAGCTTGCCTTCAGAG ACAACCCTTCGCGTGTGGGATGTTTTATTCAATGAAGGAGCAAAGGTTTTGTTCCATGTTGCTCTGGCAATTTTCAAG ATGCGAGAAGATGATCTACTACGCATCCAACATATTGGTGATGTGATTGATATTTTGCAAACAACCACTCATCATCTATATGACCCTGATGAACTTCTCACG TTTGCATTTGATAAGATTGGTTCGATGACGACAAACACAATCACGAAGGAAAGGAAAAAGCAGGAGACAGTTGTCATGGCTGAGCTTGATCAAAGAATCAGACGGCTTAGTTCACTCAAGATGGATGGATAG